In Oncorhynchus nerka isolate Pitt River linkage group LG21, Oner_Uvic_2.0, whole genome shotgun sequence, the following are encoded in one genomic region:
- the si:ch73-6k14.2 gene encoding uncharacterized protein si:ch73-6k14.2, producing MHRGIPTREGYSPDNRGCFSRMKPRRLLSSVELLPTISELQEGVLEDGEDEYPTMEEYVNSIKKLSQTAPYPLHGPLRGHRRWITHSATHPAGRCPTVAPLAPYNKAMAYAPRIPSGLSDVSLMVAHPLDCVTRVCSGRDPLNWLFAQAQFSGLT from the exons aTGCACAGAGGAATACCAACAAGAGAGGGATATAGTCCAGACAATAGAG GCTGTTTTTCCAGGATGAAGCCCAGACGCCTGCTTTCCTCCGTGGAGCTGTTGCCTACCATCAGTGAGCTGCAGGAAGGAGTTCTGGAGGACGGGGAAGACGAGTACCCCACTATGGAGGAGTATGTGAACTCCATCAAGAAACTCTCCCAGACCGCCCCGTACCCCCTCCACGGCCCACTGCGGGGGCACCGGCGATGGATAACCCACTCGGCCACCCATCCCGCCGGAAGAtgccccactgtagccccatTGGCGCCCTATAACAAAGCCATGGCATATGCTCCTCGGATCCCCAGTGGTCTATCGGATGTGTCACTCATGGTCGCCCATCCTTTGGACTGTGTAACCCGGGTATGTTCCGGCCGAGACCCCCTGAATTGGTTGTTTGCGCAGGCCCAGTTTTCCGGGTTGACGTGA
- the LOC115103535 gene encoding C-X-C motif chemokine 11-like, protein MAFAPKACSLFLVVLLGVCIQLNGAQHVPGARCKCPGTIMHTQEIIGDFEIIENTHYCDTTEIIVTLAEDGAKRCLNPVGRKAMFFVNCWNRINKDNTQKKRCLKRKAE, encoded by the exons ATGGCCTTCGCACCAAAAGCCTGCAGTCTTTTCCTGGTGGTTTTGCTGGGAGTTTGTATACAGCTCAACGGAG CTCAACACGTTCCAGGTGCCAGATGCAAATGCCCAGGAACCATTATGCACACTCAGGAAATCATTGGTGACTTTGAAATCATCGAAAATACCCACTACTGTGACACTACTGAAATCAT TGTTACACTGGCAGAAGATGGAGCCAAAAGGTGCCTGAACCCTGTTGGAAGAAAGGCCATGTTTTTCGTCAACTGCTGGAACAG AATAAACAAGGACAACACGCAAAAGAAGAGGTGTCTTAAGAGAAAAGCAGAGTGA